The DNA region aaaattaaaagaaaagagtgATTTGTTACTAAAATTATTTGTTGTGCCGTCGTATTCATAGACTTCATCACTTCAGTGTATGGTTGCTTTCATTGTTACAAAGAGGAAATGGTTTATGGGatggaaaaaaatcaattactcTCTTAAAACAGTGATTAGTACATATTAATCACTTATTGTGATAATTAAGGCAGGAAGTATTTTggcaaagaaaattaattagtaattaaaagCAAGAAACAATTAAAGCGTACAAGTTTAATAATGCAAGTTATGTCACTTTCGAGGAATCAAATTGCTATAAACAATATCAACAGATTCAGAGTTGTTATTAAATGCCTTGTATATATCTTTAATATCTCAATCATATATAGTAAATATTCATGTGAACAAGATAAATCATAAACcataggttaaaaaaaaattagggagcTGGAACATTTTTTGATCGCTCTTTAATTAAACTTTCATCTGAAAACCAGCATAATTTATgtactttaataattaattttttattttaagtagtGATTagatttgttttctttctcattACTCAACAGACTGCTTCATATGGGATTATATTATTGTGAGTTTTGGCTTAGAAAGTCCCTCAAAGTGCAAACTTTATAGTCTAATTATGTCACTGTAGAATAAAAAAGATGTGGTAAATTATAAGTTACGAGGAAATTATTTCTTACCTCAACTTTTTCACAGTTCTAAATTGAGCCTATGTTAATGCATTATTGCTCCATTTTTACCctaatgtaaaaatttataagaacATAGGTGGAGGAAACTAATGAAAGTCTTGGTGGTTCCAAAACCCTTGAAACTACTGGAACTTAATTATTGATGGAGCTGAGGATTTCAAGaaagttattattataaatttgcaTGCTTTTGTCACCTAACAACAAACAACCCTATAATCATTCACATCTCTTCTTAATTCTCTTTTTAGATTATTTAGAGAACACATGCGCAGCACTATATATAAAGACAATCAGCAAAGGGAATTAAGGGACTTGAATTTTCaacatttacaaattatttacaaTGGACCAACATTGCTTCAGATTTCAATATAAAGCtagtgttaattaattaattaaatgagaTGTTGGGGTCGATTAGGTATAATTATCAGATAAATACGTATTTACTAGGAAGCTTTGGGGGAATTTGTGATTacctaatttaattagttatttgcTTAATGTGTTTGGtcttataaaataataagttcAAAAGTCTACTATATAAGAAAAATCGAGATCAAATCTATATGGGTTACCTAATTCTAGctaatttatgaaataatttagAGATTTCTACGGCTCTCTAATTGAAACAAAATTGTCTTGTCAttctttatttttggtttttattttgttgcatTGTGacaatttgatttctttttcatccCATTTAGTTGTCCTTGTTGACTATTTGGCATATCTTTAATTCCATGAGAGTGTTATTAAAGTGTTTTTAAGCCTGCTGTgatagttaaatttaatattaataagtaAGAATTTGAGTACTGAAAGTGATCACGATGACATGTTTATTTAATTGCTTGATTCCAactaatttagaaaaaaaattatagacgGAAGCTTACCCAGTTCctttgtaaaagaaaatgtcttgCCGACTATTGATCTTTATTAACGTGTGTTCAATTTCTGCAATgcaattattgataaattttaggccaaagggtttattcccactcaagttttgatgcattttcaaagtCATACCAACGGGGTTTACAAAATCTAAAGTCTCACTCATAGGCGAACTACTATTAGAGTTAAGGTATattcgttattttactaatgatattaaaaaatatataaaatttattatatattctctcataagttttaaaaattaacaacattattcttgcataaattttttaaattttaaaaagtcacattccccctacccaaaaaaaaacctaaggtttttttcaACCCCTCCTGCCACCATCTTTAACATCAAAAACCTCTTTTCTCCACCATAAACTGTTAGTTGACTCACCTTTAACCATCTCCGACGAATAGATCGATTTCTTTGTtggtgatgaagagatctaatCTCTTTGTTAGATATAGTTTAGGGTGGAGAGGAGAATTTGTCAATACCAGAGATTGTGGCCAgaggggtgaagaaaaaaacttaagtttagAGAGAGGGAATGTGActctttaaagttaaaaaatttttagtagaggtaaaattgttaatttttaaaacttaaaagagaaaatataatgaattctataatttttttaatattattagtaaaataataattttatccttgactctaactaaaaattctaacaataatTGGCTTATAGGTAGGATTTAAGGTTTTCAAACTCTATGGATATGTATTTATCTgtatattaaaacttgggtgggaaatggtacTTTGGCCATAAATTTTATGGAAACTGATTCAATCTGCCTGCGAGGAAGGCATCTTTAAGAGGTTCAAAAGTTGTCCAAAAGTCAAAAAGatagaagaaaagagaagaaacaagGTCGACACTAAAAGTAAGATGTAAAtactttagaaaaaaattgtcaaaaaaacaACCTAGAAAGGTCACAGCACAACATAACAACACATGTTGCAGAAAATCAGAAACAATGAAAAGCAATACATATGAAacttcttaatcatcttcaagTTTTGGTCCTTGTTTATGTCTACAAAAGCAAAATTCTTTcacttttattcatttttataggaagaaacaacaataataataataatatttctccTTTATGCAATAAATACCCCGCCCTGATCTAATTAACATTACTGTAAAATTCAAACTCAGGTGGGAAAATTCTTTGGAAGAAAGAGTAGCATGGTACaatatttaaagttaaataactAGCATTTGGGCTAAATGAAGCTCCAGGGAACTGTTAGTAATAACAGGGAAAATAAATGCCTTTAGACGACAGTTGTAGGGGCCGGGGAAAATTTCTCTAAATCCAACAAGTGgccaaaggaagaaaaattggGCGTTAATGTCTAAATGATGTTAAGAAAGcgaaaattgaattaataatatcatcatcTGCTGAACTGCTTCGTATTTAATTTATTCCACCAACACAATTAAATGTCTTATAATTACTGCAGAAATAAAAGGGTTGCCCACAGCTAGCATCAAGATGCGGACGTCATCTATTCAAAGGCATATGATGGAACATATTGAATTTATATGTAGCAAAATATCAACATGTTACTATATATTATTGCCTCTCCCAAAGCTGTATTGAAGTGCCCAAGGGAACGGTAAAAATTGACACCTGATAGAAACAATAGTGTAGCAGTCtgtagaatatatatatatatatatatatatagagagagagagagagagagagagagagagagagagcatcgCCCAGAGTTAGCGAAACAGGAAGGCTAAAATTTAGGTTTGAGATTACTATCCCCAGGGTTACCTGTCAATATATTCTCTTTTGCCACATTTATTTACTTCCCTTTATCTCACATCCTCATCATGGTAAGAGAAATGCCGCTATCATCTTACTGAAAATAAGCTATAAACTAAATTGGACTTTGGTTGAAAGTCATCATCCTGCTTCAGAAGCCTCGTTCATGGAACTAATTCTAATGATaatgatttgtttttgttgtaacAAACTCCAGCTACAATCGAATAGAATGtatgagaatatatatacatacatatatatatatatatcaattatacaGAACTACAAGGAACATCTCATATTTTTGCACCAAAGCCATTTTAACCCGCCgtaatttaatttgttgtaCAATGATTTGGTAGAATGTCCATATACGCACAGCTTAGATTCGACAAAAATTACCCCGGGTTGCAGTTTTTCGTTCTCACAAAAGAACAAATTTGCTTTTACCGGCATAATTCAAGCGGCCTGTCAAGCTGCATGTTCACGTCATCTGTTAACCCTAATTGTTAGACGATAAATAATTGCACGAGGATAATGATCATAAATAAGGAAAACAATGATTAATTACGacgagaaaaaatatttatagaaatgaatgaaaattGGGAAAGCTTctactttaattaatattatctggAAATGCGACGGCATAATGAACAGCTAGTAGATAGTATAATATCCATTTTCCATTAGAAgatgaaagaaattgaaattcaaatggGAAAATTAAAGTCATTAATTTACAGCTTGAATTAATGCAAATTATATGGTGTAAAGTAAATCAATgggtagaaaaaaaaaaaaagagaggaaaagcTTTTTGgaacaattaatttaaaagagcCATCAGACTAAGGGTATCTTCTGTTGGGACCCAAGGAGATTGGTCAGCTGTCATCTCCATCAGATTAATTGACGTGTGCCTCAGGTTTCCTCACTCTTAAATCATGGCAAGTAAGAATTTAATTGGCATCAGCAACATCAAACCGCATTAGgtttaatgacaaatttttttcacaTGCCAATCTAATTAATTCACACTGAAACCATAAGTAaaacatcatattatatttaatttgaccTATAATTTATGCATATGCATGCACCaaataaatttgtcatcaacaaaaaacaaaaatagggtaaaattaaaaatttctgcATGCATTTGTATGCATCCAAGCAAGAAAAGCCATTAATGTTGTACGTATATGGGACTATGCTTTCGAAATCCTGACTTATGACCGGCATAAAAGGGTGAGTTCTAGATCTGGGTATTCTACTATCCTCTGTATTATATGGTTTGTTcgtaggccaaaagactttttctcaCCTAAAGTTGGATGTATTACAAAACTTTCATCTatacaactttaaaaacttaaatacttatattcatcttttaattaaaattttttgttaggattaaaaataaaattaattatttaaaaaattttaaattttatcttatttttctttttaattttaaaaaattaataacttttttatttaaaatttaaattttaaaattttaacaatttttcttataaCATTTTCTCCCTTTCTCCAGTCATCTCAATTCTGTACTATAGTCAATACTTTTCAACCATTTTTTAGTTCTTGCCCTTGTCACCTGGACACACTCtttctgtctctctctctctctaggATGGTCATTTatcattcaaaaaataaacaattcatCATTTGTTTGAACGATTTATCATTATCCAGACGATTTGAACATCATTTTCTGGACAGGGTATTTTACTACTTACTTTCTGTATTCTATGGTTTGTTTGTAAGCATTTGGTCTTATTGCATCAGCAAATCTAAATAGTAGATCTTATTCGCATTAATTCCTTCCTCAATGCTAGTCAAATATAAAATAGCACTtaaatgagtttttaatataattataaatagaaaatagaaattaagAATTTATTAGGAATAAGTAATTTCATCAATCGaggtaatataattaattaatatatagtataaGGGTAATTAGggtcaattaaattataagggTTACGTTGACAAACGACATACAATAATTGTATCAGTGGTACAGGGAAAAAACGTATAGCTGATGGGAATaatcaattcttaaaaaaaaaaaaaatgatcagaAAGCAATGGGTATGGCCCATCGCATGTCTAATCGGTAGCCCCACGATGTGATCTTCATCTTCCTCCACTCTCATCTTACTATTCCTTTCACCAATTTCACCCATTGGTATCTTGCCTTATTTagcaaaacaaaatttacaatcTTCATCGATCAAAACGATGTCAAGTGAAAGAGGGAAGGAGTTGGCTGAAGGATCATCAAGGAGTAGTCCCAGTGATCATCAGTCTCCAACAACGCCTAGCCGTTATGAGTCTCAAAAGAGAAGGGACTGGAACACTTTTGGGCAGTATTTGAAGAATCAAAGGCCTCCGGTTCCTCTTTCACAGTGCAGTTGCAATCATGTGTTAGATTTCCTTCGCTATCTCGATCAGTTTGGAAAGACTAAGGTTCATCTTCAAGGATGCATGTTTTATGGACAGCCTGAGCCGCCTGCTCCTTGTACTTGCCCACTTAGACAAGCTTGGGGAAGCCTCGATGCACTCATCGGGAGGCTGCGAGCTGCCTATGAAGAAAACGGAGGGTCACCAGAGACCAATCCTTTTGCCAGTGGTGCTATTCGTGTTTATCTAAGGGAAGTGAGGGAGTGTCAAGCTAAGGCTAGAGGGATCCcctataagaagaaaaaaaagaagccaAATCAAGGCAAGGGAAATGATGAATCCAGCTCCGGAATGCACTTTTCTTGATTCCCTTGGCTTTTCTCTCCAATATGGTAATTTCATTTTCCTTATAATCATATATGTTACATAATTTTTCGCTTTTAACAGCCTAAATCTAGAAATCTTGTTCAATTCACTGTCATCAGATCACCAATGTCATCCCAAATTTATTAACAGTACTATCTGATCTCTTAGATATATTGGTTcgaaaatctaacaatattatCGTTTTGGTTTTACCATTATGAGAAGTTTAATTGGCTTGATTTGAGACTATATCAATTCTTTCCTGCACACTTAGTTTAAGTAACCAGTGCGCCGAAGTACACCCGAACCCTAATTTTTCAACATCTGTTACTGAAAAATAGTGGCTGACTTTCAAAATGAAACTATGCATCAGTAACTCTAGCTACCTGCTCATATATATTCTCAGATCACTAAATGCAATTGTGAGTCTGTGACTATGCGGTACAAAGTCTAAACAGCACAGGAACTATTTGACATTGTAAACTACGTGTTCAGTCATAAAAAAACACAGAAGATAGTTGTATTTCTTGAGATCTCTCTCTTAAATTCACGCAAAGAAGAAAACATGCAttatgcaaaataataatacagtGCTGctggtaaaaataaataaattaatatttactaatgTACGTTAGCTTTTccctaatttaattttcttttttaagattcTGCAGATTTTGTGCCCATGAATGGTCAAGTGAGGTATCATAAACTTTTCcatgtagatatatatatttaatagataaatgatgGATAGGAAATGATTAATCAATGTTTAAGGTTTCTTGCAAATCTcctttgttgttattttagtGTTCTTTCATGCTTTTAATGGCTGTTCATAAGATAAACGAAGTTATTTgcaaatctcaattatttaaGAGATAATTAATGctggttaaatattattgtttggtTTACGTGATCAATTATCCCCAATTAATTAATGTCCCACTGATTGCTTTTCCTTAGTGCATAAGATTTTTGCAAGGGCAGTTACGAAATTTTGTATCTGCATTGTAATAGCCCTTTGTACCTTCACTAGATTGCATGTCGTGAATATCAGATTGTGTGGGTCAGTAAGTTTATTCCATTACAATGCTTTGATACTGGATCATAGATTTGCATATATAGATGTATGACTTTTTCTTAGTGTGAGCAAATTCCTGAACTCTTTTTACTTCACATTTTCCTGTTTCTATATGCTTAAAGCCATAGCATCTC from Mangifera indica cultivar Alphonso chromosome 8, CATAS_Mindica_2.1, whole genome shotgun sequence includes:
- the LOC123224103 gene encoding protein LIGHT-DEPENDENT SHORT HYPOCOTYLS 10; the encoded protein is MSSERGKELAEGSSRSSPSDHQSPTTPSRYESQKRRDWNTFGQYLKNQRPPVPLSQCSCNHVLDFLRYLDQFGKTKVHLQGCMFYGQPEPPAPCTCPLRQAWGSLDALIGRLRAAYEENGGSPETNPFASGAIRVYLREVRECQAKARGIPYKKKKKKPNQGKGNDESSSGMHFS